Proteins found in one Zea mays cultivar B73 chromosome 1, Zm-B73-REFERENCE-NAM-5.0, whole genome shotgun sequence genomic segment:
- the LOC100191748 gene encoding GDSL esterase/lipase At1g28640-like precursor: protein MAPFPRRLPAAVPLLLLLGAAVASAGAEDTDGGNSRRRHSRLLFAFGNSLTDTGNGAIFPVTAGGPFTRPPYGETFFGRPSGRACNGRLVLDFLVEELKVPEPTPYLAGSTAADFAKNGANFALGGATALDQAFLASKGIKSFVPISLINETSWFQNVSKLLDASHYDERKIMAKSIFYVGEIGVNDYFAALSNNDSVDVAVSLVPHIIDTIRSALTVMIDAGARTVVITGMLPIGCEPQQLAQFAGGPAGDYDPTTGCITRFNQLAEHHNHMLRMMLRELRTKYRRRRPLTLHYADIYRPVIEAVASPASYGFGDTPLAACCGGGGGPNNFNFIAFCGTPASTTCTDPSKFVSWDGIHFTEATNRLLARKMLQELLSRGAYNVAI from the exons ATGGCGCCGTTCCCACGTCGTCTTCCGGCCGCCGTGCCACTTCTCCTCCTCCTCGGCGCCGCAGTGGCCAGCGCCGGCGCGGAGGACACCGATGGCGGCAACTCCCGCCGGCGGCACTCCCGCTTGCTGTTCGCGTTCGGCAACTCGCTCACCGACACGGGAAACGGGGCCATCTTCCCGGTGACTGCAGGCGGGCCATTCACCCGGCCGCCGTACGGGGAGACCTTCTTCGGTCGTCCCAGCGGCCGGGCTTGCAACGGCAGGCTCGTCCTCGACTTCCTCG TGGAGGAGCTGAAGGTGCCAGAGCCGACGCCGTACCTGGCCGGCAGTACGGCCGCCGACTTTGCGAAGAACGGGGCCAACTTTGCGCTGGGTGGTGCAACGGCGCTCGACCAGGCGTTCTTAGCAAGCAAGGGGATAAAGTCGTTCGTGCCCATCTCTCTCATCAACGAGACGAGCTGGTTCCAGAACGTTTCGAAGCTACTGGACGCGTCACACTACG ATGAGCGTAAGATCATGGCGAAGTCGATCTTCTACGTCGGGGAGATCGGTGTCAACGACTACTTCGCCGCCCTAAGCAACAACGACTCCGTCGACGTCGCGGTCAGCCTGGTGCCGCACATCATCGACACCATCCGTTCGGCCCTGACC GTCATGATCGATGCCGGGGCGAGGACAGTGGTGATCACGGGGATGCTACCGATCGGCTGCGAGCCGCAGCAGCTGGCCCAGTTCGCAGGCGGCCCGGCCGGCGACTACGACCCTACCACCGGCTGCATCACGCGGTTCAACCAGCTCGCCGAGCACCACAACCACATGCTGAGGATGATGCTGAGGGAGCTGCGGACCAAGTACCGCAGGCGCAGGCCCCTCACCCTCCACTACGCCGACATCTACCGCCCCGTGATCGAGGCCGTCGCGTCCCCCGCCTCGTACGGCTTCGGCGACACGCCGCTGGCAGCGTGCTGCGGGGGCGGTGGCGGCCCCAACAACTTCAACTTCATCGCCTTCTGCGGCACGCCGGCGTCGACCACGTGCACCGACCCGTCCAAGTTCGTCTCCTGGGACGGGATCCACTTCACCGAGGCTACCAACAGGCTTCTCGCTCGTAAAATGCTTCAGGAACTGCTAAGCCGTGGAGCTTACAATGTTGCAATCTGA